GTTGTTTTTACAATAAGCCCTGTGAGATACGTGCGTGATGGCGTGGTGGAAAATAATTTGAGCAAAGCTCGTTTGATAGATGCTGTACATCAATTAAAAAACACAAAAAATGTGTTTTATTTCCCTGCTTACGAGTTGATTTTAGATGATTTGAGAGATTATCGTTTTTTTAAAGAAGATTTGGTTCATCCCAACGGGCAAGCAATTAATTATGTGTTTCAGAAATTTTCAGAGACGAATTTTGATGCTGAAACCATGCAGTTGTATTTGTCTATTAAAGAAATAATTTCGGCAAAAAATCATCGACCGTTTCATGCCTCAACACCCTCACACCAGCTTTTTTTAAGCAACTATGCCGAACGTTGTAAAAAATTAAAAGCAGAATATCCGTATTTAGATTTGACCGAAGAGTTGAATTATTTTTCCTGAACTGTTTTTTATAAACGTCATTGCGAGGAACGAAGCAATCAATATAAATACGCGTTGTATTCGAACAGATTGCTTCGTTCTGCAATGTAAATTCTATTAAACTTTGTTTGCGATTCTAAAATCTCAAACTTAATCCACCCATAAAATTCAATCCCGCCTGAGGGTAATAGAAGTTCTCTACAGTATGAACACCTCCGTAAATATATCCGTAGGTATATCCATTGGATTCATAGCGTTCGCTAAACAAATTGTTTAATGCAAACGTAAATCCGATTTCTCGAATGTGTTTGGTTTTGATGGTGTAATTGATACGAATGTCATTCACAAAAAACGCATCCAGTTTTCGCGTTTTATTGGAGGTATTGTCCAGATATTGATCACTCACATATTTGCTAATGAAGCTGATCTTTAAATGTTGTATCGGTTCATAGGTAAATGTGCTTCCGGCAATAACACTTGGTGAGAATGCGATATCAGTTTCAGGATAATTATTTATTCGTTGTGCGGTACTATCGTAATTGTCGACATACTCTTCGAAGTTTAAAATTTTATTCTTGCTCAGTGTTAAGTTTGTGTTCCAAGTTAAATTTTTCAAAATTTTAATTCCCAACTCAGCTTCCATTCCGGCTCTGTAGCTATTGTCTACGTTGGCTCGATTATATGCACCAACATCATTTATTTCTCCGGTTAATACCAATTGATTTCTGTATTCCATGTAATAAAAGTTGAGTGCCCACTGTGCTTTTTTTGTGTTGTGGCGATAGCCCAATTCCAAATCGTTTAGCTTTTCAGCCTTTGGTCTGCTGGTAGGAGTAGATTGCGTGTAATCATCTCTGCTCGGCTCTTTATGTCCAATACTATAGGAAAAGTAAATGCTGGCGTACGTATTCAATTCATAATGCAATCCTATTTTCGGATTAATAAAACCAAGTGCAGCCGTTTGTTGAATGTTTTTTAAACTATCATCATAACCAAGAAATGAGTAGTTAACCATACGGTACTGCAAATCGGCATAAAATGAAAACTTTTTTGTGACAGCGTAATTCACTTTTGCAAATATGTTAAAGTCGATTTTGCTTGCGGTATCGCTGTCGTAATTGTTATAAAGTGTGCTGTTGGAAGCATATCTCGCCCAAATAATTTCTCCATAATGCAAGCCGTCATATTTATTCCATGCACCACCAAGTGTTGCATTTAATTTTTTATTGCTTTTGTAGGTTAACGAAAATGTGGTTCCATAAAAATGATTGTCCAGCCATTTTCTTCTCACCAAGTCGGTTGATGAAATGGTGTCAGATCCAATCGTTACATCTGCTAATCCATAGTTACTAAACGCTTGCGAACTTTTATATTCTTCATAATATCCTTTTCCTCTTGTATAATGAAAAGCAAGGTTAGCATCCCAGTTGCGGTTGAATTCACGGGAGAAATGTAATTGGTAATAATCTTGTTTGTAATGATCTACTTGATTTTTTATATGTAAATTGATTGTACGTTCGACTATCAGAATTTAATAAGTGCAATGCATCTTCGGGAGATAATCCATTTCGAATAATAAAATCGTTCATCCCTTGGATGTCTCCTTTTAAGCGAGATTCAGGAATGCCGTTCCATGCTTGATAGGTTTCCTCTAATCCAGAAAATGTAATAAATTTCACGATGGACTTCTTTCCATAATACGCACCCGCCAAATAATAGGATTTTAAATCAGAGCTGGCGCGGTCAATAAAACCATCCGATGAAATTTTCGACAAGCGTGCATCGAACGTGAATTTATCATTGATTAGTCCTGAGCCGGCATTAACAGTGTTTTTCCAAGTATTAAACGAGCCGTAAGAAGAATTGTATTCACCATAACCTTTCGGATTTAATTTTGTGGTTTGGATGTTTAAACTTCCTCCAAAAGAACCGGCACCATTGGTGGATGTTCCAACACCACGTTGTACTTGGATGTTGTCGATGCTGGATGCAATGTCCGGTAAATCTACCCAGTAAGTTCCTTGTGATTCTGCATCATTCACAGGAATTCCATTAATGGTTACATTAATTCTTGTTGCATCAATTCCACGCATACGTATTCCTGTGTAACCCACTCCGGCTCCGGCATCGGATGTTGTAACAACTGATGGCAGTTGGTTTAGTAAATAAGGCAAATCCTGACCTAAGTTTTGATCGGCTATTTGTGATTTGTTTAAACTGCTGTTTGCAATTGCAGATCGCTCATCTGTTCGTGTTGCTGCAACAATTACTTCATCCATTAACACTGTACTTTCTTCCAGTTCGATGAGGATGTTTACATCCTTGTTTTCTTTAATAGTGATAGTGTCCAGTTGTGTCAAGAAGCCTATGATGGAAGTTCGAAGGATATAGGTTCCTTTTTTTAAGTTGGTGATTTCAAATGTTCCATCACTTTTGCTTTGCGATGCAATAAATGTATTGTTGATTTGAAGTGTTGCACCGGCAATACTTTCATGGGAGCTTTTGTTGCTAACTTTTCCTTTGATGCTGAATTGAGCAAATGCCATCGTAGGCATGAGCAATAGCAACGTTGCTAACTTTTTTTTTGAATAAAACATGTTTTTAATTTTTTTATCCGCTTCCGCGAATTTTAGTTAAACCGATAGCAGCAAAGGGCAAGCAGCTACTATAATTTTAACAAAACCATTTCCCTACGCAGGCATTATCCTGATCAGGTGCATAAACAAAGGCTTTTGGAGCCGTTGCTTATTGGGTGTAATCTCAGCCTTTTTTTATCAAAACGTTGAACTATAAAAAAGGCACCCCTTTAAGATGATGCAAAACTATGAATTAATTTTAGAATGAGATAAAAAATTTTCGATGGCATCAATGCAGTTGGAAAATCGAATTTCGTTAGTTCCTTTGATGATGGTGTAGGTTGCTTGAATCGCTTTTAACTCTTTTTCATACCAATCGAAAAAAAACATTCTTCGATTAGGGTTCTCCCGATAGATGTCTGCTTCCCATGGTAAATCAGGGTAGGTGAGTAGGTATAAATCGTATTGATAAGGAAGGATGTTGTTTTTTATCCAATCCGGACAAGTGTGAAAGACATCTTCGCACCATACTTTTGAAAGTATTAATTCTGTGTCTGCAAAAAGAAATGTTTGAGCATGTGACAATGCTTTTTTTTCTTGTTCGAGTTGTTCTTGTGCGATAGTCAATACATCTTGCAATGTATAGGTTCTTGAAATTTTTGACAGGTATTCGCGCGAATATTCTTTCACCCAAACCGTGTTGTAGTGTTGGGCAAGTGCTTCGGAAAGACTACTCTTGGCGGTGCTTTCGGGCCCAATCAATGCAATGCGTATTATTTTAGTATTCGTTTGCGCCATGAAAAATATCCTGAAACAGATAAAAGTGTATAAATAATAGAAAGTAAAGCAATTAAATAAAATCCTCTGTAAGAATACAATAAAATTCCTAACCCATTTAAGAGTATCCAGAAAAGCCAGTTTTCAATAATTTTTTTTGCTTGCATCCAAGTTGCTATAATGCTGAATGCTGTTATGAATGCATCCAGGTAGGGAAGTGCTTGTGTGGAGTAACGATGTGAGATAAATCCCAGTGGAAACCAAAATATCAAACCAATAAGGATTAGTACAATATTTTTTTTTAATGAAAAAGAAGTGATGGTTAATTCTGATTTTTCTCTCGAACCGTAAAGCCATTGGTACCAGCCGTAAAAGCCTATCAATACATAAAAAACATTTAATCCGCTTTCGAGGAAAAGGTGTCCGGTAAAACAAAGGTATACTAACATAGCGCTGGATGCAATTCCAAATACCCAGCACCATTTGTTTTCGAAAGTAGCCAATATAACATATCCGAGTGCAGCGACAAAAATGGCCCATTCAAGTATACTTGTTTGAAAAAGTGTTTCTCGAATAGAAGAAAAAATTTCAGAAATGTTCATGTATGAAATTTATTCAATTGGGATTTTTAATTCTTGAAAACGCTCAATGATTTTGTTGAATGCAGCTAACGGATCTTTTTTTCTCCAGATTGCACTATAAAATGCCAATCCAGCAAAACCAATCTCATTTGATTTTTCAATTGCATTTACATCGACACCACCACGTGCAACAATATTAAAATTTGTTTTTTGAATGGCGGATTTAAGACTGTGCTCTGTAAAACCTCCTTGAAACTTGCTGTTTAAGCTATCAAAGATTGGGCTTAAAAAAACATAGTTGTAGGCATAGTGATGATCCTTTTCAAAAAGTTGTCCGATGTTATTAAAAGAAGTGGTGAGAATGATATCCGGATTTTTTAGTTGAATGAGCTTGATCGTAATCCAAGTTTTAAATCGTTTTTTGATATGCGATTTTGTTAAATGAATGCCTCTTAAATTAAATTTTCGAGCAAGATTATGATGCGAGTGTAAAATAATTCTATTGTGAAAATGCGCAGGAATAGCGTTGAGCAACTCCTTCGTTTTTTTTGTGGAAAGTTTATGTTTCCTCAAATGAAAATGATCAAGTCCGGCCTCAAAGAGGCTTGTAATAATTTGGGCTTCATTTTCAATCTCACCGGAGCTGGAAATAACAAGCAATTTCATGATTTATTTTTTATAAGTATGAATTGTTTTTGCAATGGATTCAAGTAAGTCAATATTTTTTTCAATAGCATTTCCCACTACAATTACATCTGCACCGGATTTGCATGCTAATAATGCCTTTTTAGGAGAGTCAATGCCTCCGCCAACAATCAATGGAATAGAAATGCTTTTGCTGACTTTTTTTATCATCTCTTCACTTACTGTCTGGATTGCACCACTTCCTGCATCCATATAGATTAGCTGAAGGCCCAATTGTTCTCCTGCCATGGCTGTACATGCAGCAATGTTTGTTTTATCAGCAGGAATTGGGGTTGTATTGCTCATATATGAAGCGGAAGTTTGTTTGCCACTCTCAATCAACATGTATCCGGTTGGTAAAAGTTCCAGTTGGCTTGCTTTTAAGAGCGGTGCGGCAATAACCTGTTTGCCGATCAAAAGTTCAGGGTTTCTGCCTGAAATAAGTGAAAGCAATAATATTCCATCCGCATTCTTGCTGATTTGAAGATGATTTCCAGGAAATATGATGACTGGGATTTTTGTTCTTTTTTTTATGATTTGGATACATTTCTCGAAACTTCCATCACTCAGTATGCTACCCCCAACCATGATGAAGTCAACGCCCGCGCGATTTGCTTTTGAGATCACATCTGTTGATTCAAATTTATCAGGGTCAATTAAAACAGCAAATAGTTTTTTGCCGTTTTTTTTACTTTTTAGAATATATTGGTAATTCTTTTTTTGCATAAAGGGATTAAAAAAGATTTTCAAGCAATATTAAATAATTCATTTGACGGAAGCGTAATTTATCATGAAAATTAATTTGGCGGTAAAATGTTCTGTTTTTCGTTTTTTTTTTAGATATTTACAAAAAATTATTGGAAAACGTATGAAATCAAAACTCCTTAAAATCAATTCCGCACTTATCGTTTTAGTTGTATTGTTTGCTCAAACAACAGTAATGGCGCAAGAGACGCTATATCCTTTTAGTGATAAAGGAAAATACGGATACATTAACAAAACAGGTAAAGTTGTTCTTCCTGCTCAGTTTGAATATGCTGAAAAGTTTTATGAAGGATTGGCTGTTGTGAAACAAGGTGGAAAGCGCGGTTTTATTGATGTGACAGGAAAGGTGGTTATTCCTTCAATTTATGATCAAAAAATTGATGGCTATTTTTCAGATGGATTGGCTTGTGTTAAGCAAGCAGGAAAATATTTTTACATTGACAAAACTGGGAAAACCGTTATTACTCCTCAAAGTGATATTTCGTATAAATTCTCCGAAGGAATGGCTCGTTTTCAAAAGGGGTTAAAGCTTGGATATATTGATAAGACCGGAGCTGTGGTTGTGAAACCTGAGTACGATGGTGCTTGGGATTTCAAAGAAGGAATGGGGCGTGTTAAGAAAAATGGCAAATGGGGTTTTATTGATAAAACTGGAAAAGTAGTTATTGATTTTAAATACG
This window of the Bacteroidota bacterium genome carries:
- a CDS encoding GSCFA domain-containing protein, with protein sequence MVFANDCWNSWEHHSRFSHPNKQKCLENINSKISETHVALKSADWLCITLGSAFVYKRAEQLVGNCHKLPQKEFVKTMLTSSEIIEEYTSLIKELIAFNPKLKVVFTISPVRYVRDGVVENNLSKARLIDAVHQLKNTKNVFYFPAYELILDDLRDYRFFKEDLVHPNGQAINYVFQKFSETNFDAETMQLYLSIKEIISAKNHRPFHASTPSHQLFLSNYAERCKKLKAEYPYLDLTEELNYFS
- a CDS encoding ATP-binding protein: MAQTNTKIIRIALIGPESTAKSSLSEALAQHYNTVWVKEYSREYLSKISRTYTLQDVLTIAQEQLEQEKKALSHAQTFLFADTELILSKVWCEDVFHTCPDWIKNNILPYQYDLYLLTYPDLPWEADIYRENPNRRMFFFDWYEKELKAIQATYTIIKGTNEIRFSNCIDAIENFLSHSKINS
- a CDS encoding nicotinamide mononucleotide transporter, with amino-acid sequence MNISEIFSSIRETLFQTSILEWAIFVAALGYVILATFENKWCWVFGIASSAMLVYLCFTGHLFLESGLNVFYVLIGFYGWYQWLYGSREKSELTITSFSLKKNIVLILIGLIFWFPLGFISHRYSTQALPYLDAFITAFSIIATWMQAKKIIENWLFWILLNGLGILLYSYRGFYLIALLSIIYTLLSVSGYFSWRKRILK
- a CDS encoding thiamine phosphate synthase, with the translated sequence MKLLVISSSGEIENEAQIITSLFEAGLDHFHLRKHKLSTKKTKELLNAIPAHFHNRIILHSHHNLARKFNLRGIHLTKSHIKKRFKTWITIKLIQLKNPDIILTTSFNNIGQLFEKDHHYAYNYVFLSPIFDSLNSKFQGGFTEHSLKSAIQKTNFNIVARGGVDVNAIEKSNEIGFAGLAFYSAIWRKKDPLAAFNKIIERFQELKIPIE
- a CDS encoding geranylgeranylglyceryl/heptaprenylglyceryl phosphate synthase, with protein sequence MQKKNYQYILKSKKNGKKLFAVLIDPDKFESTDVISKANRAGVDFIMVGGSILSDGSFEKCIQIIKKRTKIPVIIFPGNHLQISKNADGILLLSLISGRNPELLIGKQVIAAPLLKASQLELLPTGYMLIESGKQTSASYMSNTTPIPADKTNIAACTAMAGEQLGLQLIYMDAGSGAIQTVSEEMIKKVSKSISIPLIVGGGIDSPKKALLACKSGADVIVVGNAIEKNIDLLESIAKTIHTYKK
- a CDS encoding WG repeat-containing protein, encoding MKSKLLKINSALIVLVVLFAQTTVMAQETLYPFSDKGKYGYINKTGKVVLPAQFEYAEKFYEGLAVVKQGGKRGFIDVTGKVVIPSIYDQKIDGYFSDGLACVKQAGKYFYIDKTGKTVITPQSDISYKFSEGMARFQKGLKLGYIDKTGAVVVKPEYDGAWDFKEGMGRVKKNGKWGFIDKTGKVVIDFKYDETFEFSEGLANVRIGDDKTGKWGYIDKTGKVVIEMQFDRAYTFSDGLACIRIGDYKNGKFGYIDKTGKVVINPVYTGAYFFNDGMACVSTSPLVNGSLKDAKWQFIDKTGKLVITRGADYYADFYKGLAYVSYGGVLTYIDKAGKVLWPAGGGN